Proteins encoded together in one Abyssisolibacter fermentans window:
- a CDS encoding protease complex subunit PrcB family protein yields MKKYLILGIVVAIIMGVIFVPRFILNKDDSNVKFDILKEEEIPQQIMNILPKYIAKERALSCRIDDNVYVIVTRGEKKSSGYTVSIDKITQEKIDDKTVMTVYALYSDPGVNQVVNPVITYPYVVAKTNLSELPNKIKLQVEYKR; encoded by the coding sequence ATGAAAAAGTATTTAATATTAGGTATAGTTGTTGCAATTATTATGGGAGTAATATTTGTACCAAGATTCATTCTTAATAAAGATGATAGTAACGTGAAATTTGATATTCTGAAAGAAGAAGAAATTCCACAACAGATAATGAATATATTGCCGAAATACATAGCTAAAGAAAGAGCACTTTCTTGTAGGATAGATGATAATGTATACGTAATAGTTACAAGAGGAGAAAAGAAGTCTTCAGGATACACTGTAAGCATAGATAAAATTACTCAAGAGAAAATTGACGATAAAACAGTTATGACAGTATATGCTTTGTATTCAGACCCTGGTGTTAATCAAGTTGTTAATCCAGTTATTACTTATCCATATGTAGTAGCTAAGACTAATTTATCAGAACTTCCAAATAAGATTAAATTGCAAGTAGAATATAAACGTTAG
- a CDS encoding LysM peptidoglycan-binding domain-containing protein: MIGQRLIIPTSNIYIVKPGDTLYKIAEKFGTSIKKIMSLNKLKSPILTIGQQLQIPFQDIYIVKPGDTLYLIAKKFNTTIENIVKLNELSSPQLMVGQKLKIPRYSEVVVDVDISNIRQGRGLNYKIIDTMTKGAKLPSLAYSNKWYKVRLYNGKEGWISENNVKSNVYGGDKPLTYNLGFYTLEEGPKLPSSYNSFVENTDSISETGLFMFRLDEDNPTEIEKFGEFTKEYVEDVINKGHQNNVRVLAVVHNLLYDGGTKVAKDLVSEMLSTNVNRQRFIQNIIELIEGYGFDGVNIDIEDVYQKDSEKLSSFYKELGEELEKRGYYFSASIPSRVSDKPFNPFSDPFNYSAIGDAVEEFVVMLYNEHGWPGSGPGPVVSIGWMERVLNYTITKMPKEKIVAAVSVFGFDFNLTTGKNTYVTYEMAMDLAKKYNKEVIFDEETKTPMFSYVDEKGDKHEVWFENKYSILAKIELAHNMGIKGVALWRLGMEDQSLWKMLQEDVVVVR; encoded by the coding sequence ATGATAGGACAAAGATTAATAATACCAACATCTAATATATATATAGTCAAACCAGGAGATACCTTGTATAAAATAGCAGAAAAATTTGGTACTAGCATAAAAAAAATAATGTCATTAAATAAATTAAAATCACCGATTTTGACGATAGGTCAACAACTCCAAATACCATTTCAAGATATATATATAGTGAAGCCAGGTGATACCTTATATTTAATAGCTAAAAAATTTAATACTACTATAGAAAATATAGTAAAATTAAATGAACTATCATCACCGCAACTTATGGTTGGACAGAAGTTAAAAATACCACGTTATTCAGAGGTAGTTGTTGATGTAGATATTTCAAATATTCGTCAGGGCCGAGGATTAAACTATAAAATTATTGACACAATGACTAAAGGTGCAAAGCTTCCATCTTTAGCATATTCAAATAAATGGTATAAGGTTAGATTATATAATGGAAAAGAAGGATGGATATCAGAAAACAATGTAAAGAGCAATGTATATGGAGGAGATAAACCCCTAACTTATAATTTAGGTTTCTATACTTTAGAAGAAGGTCCTAAATTACCTAGTTCATATAATTCATTTGTAGAAAATACTGACTCTATATCTGAAACAGGATTATTTATGTTTAGACTAGATGAGGATAATCCAACAGAGATAGAGAAGTTCGGAGAGTTTACCAAAGAATACGTTGAGGATGTAATAAATAAAGGGCATCAAAATAATGTAAGAGTTTTAGCAGTAGTTCATAACTTGTTATACGATGGAGGAACTAAAGTAGCTAAAGATTTAGTATCAGAAATGCTTTCAACAAACGTAAATAGACAGAGATTTATACAAAATATAATTGAATTAATAGAAGGTTATGGATTTGATGGTGTAAATATAGATATCGAAGACGTATATCAAAAAGATAGTGAGAAACTATCAAGTTTCTATAAAGAGCTTGGTGAAGAATTGGAAAAAAGAGGATATTATTTTTCGGCTTCAATACCATCAAGAGTTAGTGACAAACCATTTAATCCATTTTCAGATCCATTTAACTATTCAGCCATAGGCGATGCAGTAGAAGAATTTGTAGTAATGCTTTATAATGAGCATGGATGGCCGGGAAGTGGTCCAGGACCTGTAGTTTCAATAGGATGGATGGAAAGAGTATTGAATTATACTATAACAAAAATGCCTAAAGAAAAGATTGTGGCTGCTGTTTCTGTATTTGGTTTTGATTTTAACTTAACAACTGGAAAAAACACGTATGTAACATACGAAATGGCTATGGATCTGGCAAAAAAATATAATAAAGAAGTAATTTTTGACGAAGAAACTAAAACACCAATGTTTTCTTATGTAGATGAAAAAGGTGATAAGCATGAAGTTTGGTTTGAGAATAAATATAGCATTTTGGCTAAAATAGAGCTGGCGCACAATATGGGTATAAAAGGTGTAGCTTTATGGAGACTCGGTATGGAAGACCAATCACTTTGGAAGATGCTGCAAGAAGATGTTGTTGTTGTAAGATAA